In one window of Legionella fallonii LLAP-10 DNA:
- a CDS encoding RasGEF domain-containing protein, with product MPEVLKSLAYQKIEHEINHFFDLIHDKYKKYGHKKKGTKDIISSQISQFLDELSNSILAQSRLVFTNIPSKEIINFKSVDSRKPGDSFQNIDEAAKYFNNLSSLIYFSVMQHENPTQRVFFYDMYIQLMNFCYLKGDLLGAGAIYTGLISNNLSNVIDRKQLSRESRLIWEEREVSFNRLFNVGTSYNEQNNLRKKFKTITPVLPLLLSIQTQSKEHYDGFVNSYNEIQDRLHALDRQNNIMLNGMQSNEYFSWSKPYYDYMKNVYLPQSIAEYTTLFKEYRELISEHGGPIAKQFHDDATSKPLVTFVEVTLSENKTIVESSPLPNTSIAEMLEEIDDIKRAYTKPALFDDISWNLMKINSAKVKAKPIGDSTSMIFNKIETPEIEERIDENQQDTVVSKDLPLEEQYRFHHTGAKLMLELAGAIERHKPKNTDINPIVGRSCSFFSSKNMKKQKEGYSYDTVGVDEHDSDKEFIQVEPNMVF from the coding sequence ATGCCAGAAGTTTTGAAGAGCCTTGCGTACCAAAAGATCGAACATGAAATTAATCATTTTTTTGATCTAATCCATGATAAATATAAAAAATATGGGCATAAAAAGAAAGGGACAAAGGACATCATTTCTTCACAAATTAGTCAATTTTTAGATGAGTTAAGCAATTCAATCTTAGCCCAATCACGTTTAGTATTTACGAATATTCCAAGTAAGGAAATTATTAATTTTAAATCCGTAGACTCCAGGAAGCCAGGTGACAGTTTTCAAAATATTGATGAAGCCGCTAAGTATTTTAATAATCTGTCTAGTCTGATTTATTTTTCTGTGATGCAGCATGAGAATCCTACTCAAAGAGTGTTTTTCTATGACATGTACATCCAGTTAATGAATTTTTGTTACCTTAAAGGGGACTTATTGGGGGCTGGTGCAATATATACTGGATTAATATCAAATAATCTTTCCAATGTTATTGACCGGAAGCAGTTGAGCCGTGAGAGTCGCTTGATTTGGGAAGAGCGTGAAGTATCCTTTAATCGATTATTCAACGTGGGAACTTCATACAATGAACAAAATAATTTGAGGAAAAAATTTAAGACTATTACTCCTGTATTACCACTACTCCTCAGTATTCAAACTCAAAGTAAAGAGCACTACGATGGATTTGTAAATAGCTATAATGAAATCCAGGATCGATTGCATGCATTGGATAGACAAAATAATATAATGCTTAATGGTATGCAGAGTAATGAATATTTTTCCTGGTCTAAACCTTATTATGATTACATGAAGAATGTCTATCTTCCTCAATCTATAGCTGAATATACTACCCTCTTCAAAGAGTATAGGGAACTTATCTCAGAACATGGGGGCCCCATTGCGAAGCAATTTCATGATGATGCAACATCAAAACCCCTGGTAACTTTTGTTGAGGTTACGTTATCAGAAAATAAAACAATTGTTGAATCATCTCCTTTACCAAATACAAGTATAGCGGAAATGCTTGAAGAGATTGATGATATAAAGAGAGCATATACAAAACCAGCATTGTTTGATGATATATCCTGGAATTTAATGAAAATTAATAGTGCGAAGGTAAAAGCGAAACCTATTGGTGATTCTACTTCCATGATTTTCAATAAGATTGAAACTCCTGAGATTGAAGAAAGGATAGACGAAAATCAACAAGATACAGTTGTTTCTAAGGATTTGCCTTTAGAAGAACAATATCGGTTTCACCATACGGGAGCCAAACTCATGCTTGAGCTTGCAGGAGCTATAGAGAGGCATAAACCTAAAAATACTGATATAAATCCAATAGTTGGGAGAAGTTGTAGCTTCTTTAGCAGTAAAAACATGAAAAAACAAAAAGAAGGCTACAGCTATGATACAGTGGGTGTAGATGAGCATGATTCCGATAAGGAATTTATACAAGTTGAGCCGAATATGGTTTTTTAA
- a CDS encoding type IV toxin-antitoxin system AbiEi family antitoxin domain-containing protein, giving the protein MKCKSFDTNIRYLFVSNEIMYHNLNMKTEDSYKQKVLQMASKTGVIRMSDLTKEGITRATISRLVSENKLEKLASGLYCLPETELSEKESLIIIASRVPQAVFCLLTALQIHDLTTQLPRKVWIAMPKGSHVPKMDYPPLKMVQYSDEAFSEGIEIIESDNIKLRVYNRAKTIADCFKHRNKIGLDVAIEALKEAYTKNQVTVDELWHYAKICRVANVMRPYIEAIQ; this is encoded by the coding sequence ATGAAATGTAAGTCATTTGATACAAATATTCGTTATTTATTTGTAAGTAACGAAATAATGTATCATAATTTAAATATGAAAACAGAAGACAGCTATAAACAAAAAGTACTCCAGATGGCTAGCAAAACTGGTGTCATTAGAATGTCCGATCTAACCAAAGAGGGGATCACTAGAGCGACCATTTCAAGGCTTGTTAGCGAAAACAAACTTGAAAAACTCGCTTCTGGGCTCTATTGCTTGCCAGAGACTGAGCTTTCAGAAAAAGAAAGCCTGATTATTATAGCAAGCCGAGTACCTCAAGCAGTGTTTTGCCTGCTAACTGCTTTGCAGATTCATGATCTAACAACACAGCTACCTCGAAAAGTATGGATAGCTATGCCAAAAGGGAGTCATGTGCCAAAAATGGATTATCCCCCGCTAAAAATGGTGCAATATTCCGATGAAGCCTTTAGTGAAGGAATTGAAATTATAGAATCAGATAATATTAAACTAAGGGTGTATAACCGTGCTAAGACAATTGCAGATTGTTTCAAACATCGCAATAAAATTGGACTTGATGTGGCCATTGAAGCGCTCAAAGAGGCTTATACAAAAAATCAAGTCACAGTTGATGAACTATGGCATTATGCGAAAATTTGTCGCGTTGCAAACGTAATGCGTCCTTATATTGAGGCAATTCAATGA